The Daphnia pulex isolate KAP4 chromosome 6, ASM2113471v1 genome contains the following window.
aTCCGCCGCCGTCACGTTGATTCAAAACGGGcggaagatgaggaagattAGCCTGCCCAGCACGACGGCCCTGCTGGTGGCCGAAGCACATGATCACCACCGCGAGCCCCAAGTCGTTTGCATAGAAACTCTCAACTCGGACATGTGGGCGGCGTGAACTAACGTcgtgaatatttaatttcaatatttatttcaatgaaACTccgtgttgttttgtttgtatttttcaatccAGCGctttgatattatttgttATGGTACCAAACTGTTGACgtgtgaaattgaaaaagaatcgatgGAAGGGCTGACACTGTTATAAATAGTGCTGCTGCATTCACTCGTGCTGGTGGTGTTGATCTCAAATACACACAAACTCATTTGACTTGTTATTACCCAGTGATTCAGTCGGGTCGGCTCTCTGCTTTTTTAATATGTTTCCCCCCCCTCCACTATTTTTAGGAGCCGACCAttaacgggggggggggggggggggatgatgGTCATTTGATTCCGGAATTTAGGTCGACACGTGCAAAGACTTTGGTACTACAACCAAACCACATTTCCCCCATCCAAAAGGCGtccggaattttattttgtctttcatattttttcagcTGAAAGAGACCTTcgtcccccctccccttttaTTACAGCCCCACACATACgtacgtgtgtgtatatcctTTGATATTTATCTTTAATGTTTATTGCTCCCGGGGGGAAGGTGCTCTGTGTATTGTGGGGGTGGTGAAGGATCAAGGGCAATCATCTCACCCACATGTTGTGTAATCGGTTGTAAAGTGAATCACAATCATGTGCTATTGTCGCTGCTGCGGTTGgtaaagacgagagagaacaAACGGGCAGTTTTCACGAGTGAACGGCGTGATCGTTGGCGTGACCACAAGTCCGCGCTCCCGGACTTTTTTGATGAGCCGGCCAAGTGATGGGCGCGTGTGGTCCACAATGCAACAGTTACATTTCCCCTTATTTCAAAcgacaaagagagagaaaaacctttgaatattattttaataaaaacaaacgagagaaaaagataaaaataaatgaattgaagaaaatggaaaagcgGATAGATGAGCGCGTGCGCGGCCGCCAGAGATACAAAACAAGAGAGGCAACAGTGGGAATATCTTTGTGACATTTTTAGGAGCCAATGGGATCGATTGAAATGACACCACGCCTCTGTTCTAGCCCCCCATCTCTGCCCATCTGTGATGACGATCATCGCCTCGAGTGACAACTGCTCGCATTTGACAAGTCGAACAAACTGGCGCTGGCAGCAGCGCACGAGTATCCAAGTCAGGCCAGGCCAGTCTCTCTGCCGACGACAACGTGCCAACAAgtccctttctctctcgtctcccaGTCCAGCAACTCCCCTCAGAAAAAGTTCTTGACAACCTCGTTCGTTCCTTTTAAgacttgatttcaattttgacaGATAGAAATCGAGACGGTTTGATCGTTTATTATATTctgacggaagaagaagaagaaaaagttgtttttcattgtccaaaaaagacgagacaataattaaataagaaaaaagaaaaaaaaaggatctttAACCGTTTTAAATCTGGCGGCCTCCGTGATCACTAGTTCTGTCGTGTGTTACCGGGCTGCTCTCCACCGGCGCCGGTCGTCGACTGCCTCCATTGCCACCGCCGCAGCGTCGGCTGCCACCGGTGGCTGCATCAGCAACCAGACCGGGCCAGGACCCAGGGACTGGTGCATCCTTTCGTTCAACTACCGTCGTCCCATTATTATGTGTTCGTCATCCGACGTCGTCCCGCcaccacccaccaccaccaaccgaCGCCTCAACCGACGCAGTCCCAGccccaccagcagcagcagctcatcaTCCACAGAGTCCAGGACAATTGGCAGCAGTGGGTTGGCCGTCAAGTCGCCCAGCAACAGTCTCAAGTCGATTGGAGGAGGACTGGACCATAACATTTCATTGTCCAGCAAGAACTCGTTGGAGAGCATCTCTGgccatcgtcgtcgtgtgGCTGCTGCCACCGCCAACCCCTCACCCGTTCAGAGTCTCGAATCGCTTCAGCAATGCGATGACAACGACAATTTCGTCTCAAACAGCCCAGCACgacacagcaacagcagttcCAGTTCCAGTTCCAGCTCCAATTCCACCAGCACTCACTTTAAATGTCGCAAAGCCTtgggtattttattttattgtttaaatgtTAATAACATAAGAATTGATGTCGAAATTATATAATACGCCATGGCCTTCGAATGTCTCATTTCTTTGTCTCTACCTGTctggtcttttttcttttactttaccCTCCcctttgaatttattttctcccgggggcttccttttatttctacctGAACTTGCCGTGATGTCATATCGGCgtaatcttttcctttttttaaaaaaccaaattttataatttttctatttttaattcattcagGAACGCGACAGGGAGAAGTGCAAGCGATTCGGACCAAATATCCATCAAAGATTCCAGTAAgtgataataaaaattttgatttcttattttgctTTTACATTGATAtgagagaataagaaaaaagcttCCGGGAAATGATGGATAATATTATTTAGTTGAAAATCCAACGATCGCTTCTGTCTTGTACGTCTGGGCCGTTTCCCGACTGAGTTGGGGCTGACCTCATTCATGAGATTGACACTGTTGTTTTATGTGATCAGAGGGGCGATGTTATATTTTGAAAGGGGGGattattattctattattcatttcttccaCGGAAATTTTGGTGTCTCTTCTTTGAAAATTCGATCCATTCAACAACATGGATCATCATAGTCATCGTGTGTTATTGATCTCGGGATGATgattattttcctattttccgtTTGGCTGGCCCACCTAAGTCTCATCTTTGATTCTCTCAGTTCAACCCAAATGTCTTAACaacttttaatttgtttcgACAGGTGATTGTCGAGCGTTTCGATCAGGAGCTGTCGCTGCCTCACCTGCAAAAGAGCAAATTCCTCGTGCCGCAGGAGCTGAGCATGTCGCAACTCATCACAGTTGTTCGGtaattccatttgtttttgcaacaactcaatcaaaaaaactgattttatCCTATTTTGTCCTGTTGTTGGTCATCCGCTTAGCAACCGACTGCGACTCTCTTCGACGCAGGCCATTTTCCTGATCGTCAACAACCGGAGCATGGCGTCGCTCTCCAAGACTGTGCACGAAGTCTACCGCGAATATCACGATCCCGATGGATTCCTCTACCTCTCGTATGCGTCACAAGAGGCTTTCGGCTCCGACTCGGTGACGTGACCACAGGTGactcatcattttctttctctcagattaatgaaaaaaaacgacattAATGACAACTTTGGCTTGGGGAAATGACTCCCACGAGCCATCCAGCCCGGCACCCGTTTTCTGTGTGTCCATATTCTCGAGAAAAACGATTAGCTGTTATTACTATTTGAGCCTGTAGCTACGTAGGACAAGGTCGATTAGGGACTCTGGCTATATCTATATTTATCattctttctcctttcaaCAGAAATCGACCAAGAGTTTTGGGACAGTTACTGGTGGTTGCCCAGCAGTATAGCCGAACAAGGGCGGGATGTTGGTTGGGGGGAAACCTTATCGCTCTTCGCCTATTTCGAGAATGGTCTGTCGATTGGCTTGGGAAAACGGTTGAAAGGTCATCGACTGTATGTGCTCTCTGCTGACCAAAATTTTGGGTATACGCATCACTAaatgtgtctgtgtgtctgcTGTTGTTTGCTCAATCTATAATGGGCCCAGCAGCACAGCGAAATATGGACGGCCAAATGTCTTGACAACTGCAAACAGACACGTGTCGCATCTTTTTTCGGGGTTTCTCAGTACATAGAGACGACGTCATCATCTTccacttatttcttttcgccCGACCAACAAGATAATGGCAATTACATTTCGCAATCGACTCTGAATATAACTCTCAGCGCGCACATTTTGCCCAGAAAATGCTGTTGACTTTTGATAACATCACTAAGCTAGTCGAAGAAAAGGGGGGCTGCTGGTAGAGAAGACCTGCTGCACccaagagagagggggggtcTAGTTTATCAGCGAACAAATCTGTTTGTTCTCCAAATTCAAAAGGCATACCTCTtgttccaattttttaaattcctttctCAGctttaatcttttcttttatgaattaaaatttatgaaaggaACTTGAGTAAACTTTGACAACTGACGTGTTATCTTTAGCAATAATCTTTCAgcttttttatgatttcttgtttttctcttttattattcacaGGCGAATAAATATGGATAGTCGGCGCgcagttttaaatttttaatcctCGACGGAATCAAGTCTCATCGTCCTCCGCATTCGTCACCGATGGATGCTCATTGTAGTAACACTTTTTGTTTGCCAACTGGAATGGAGTGATTATAAAAGGCCCTAAATTGAGACTTTCGTCGCGTATAGTTTTCACcacttttgtctttcttctaGAATCAAATTAATTAGTCTCCCCCCATCATCTGTAACGTGTCTACTCGTATAATTCCGTGTTCTAAATGTGTGTCAAAAGATTCTCTAGCATCTCTGTGATTCATGCGACGCTCTGTTCCGGGTCTGTTTTCCACCGATTACTCCGAGCTCTGAGAAAATTCAATGGAAATCCCGCTCAAGTGTTGCTGGTATAATTATAatgattctttttcccccctattAAAATCATCCAGTTGAAAGTCAAATTGAGGTGAGAGAGAAtatcatcaccatcatcatccgaTTCATCGCGACTATGTAtggattttttagttttttctttccccccttagCGCCGGACTTTCTATGATGACAAAGTATTTTACTATATTACgtgtgtttcatttttccatgGATTCTCATTTTGTAATAACTGGGtcaccaatttttattttattccttattCACTGGTCGGGATTCGTTCAAGACAGACAGTCCTTATAtcgtaaggttttttttttcaaataaaatgttttttattactgAATAAATGAATCGGAGATTTTGACTTGTTACATGTGTCCTTCAAACTtcattcttccattttttccgTATCTTATCAGGAAGAATTCCGGGAACGCGCTGATAGCGCTGAAGGTGTCTgccaattaataaaatatcaGATGTCAATACAAAACCATTTGCGCCTATTTTAAGGAAATTATTGCGATAAAATCCATGAGACAGTGCCGAATAAACGGAAGACAGTGCTCACTCCCTagcggaagaaaacaaaaattcggtGATTCCTATGTCAAAATTATATTTCCTACTTTCTAATAAATCAGAGGCATTCGTTTTCAAATTCCGATTTACGTATTTTCTAGAGCAGACTTTTCAAATTCCCGCGTAGAGCGCATTGGCAAGAAATACTACAAGTACATTTGGCAATGTTGAATGTCGTCTGATGTCGTCTGAACTTGGTGACAaattattttgagttttgagtTGTGAGCTTCTGACCACGTGAAATACTGGAATCGTTTTCCTGATAGCTTTTCAGCCACTATTATTTAATTTGTCTTATCCTTTTGCTGCCAAAACTATTGTTGCTAATTAGACATAACCAGTTAAACAcaaaatttggccattttACCAAACTTCCTTCGGCCAAGTGATGAAGTGAGAACAGGCCC
Protein-coding sequences here:
- the LOC124195500 gene encoding putative protein TPRXL, with amino-acid sequence MCSSSDVVPPPPTTTNRRLNRRSPSPTSSSSSSSTESRTIGSSGLAVKSPSNSLKSIGGGLDHNISLSSKNSLESISGHRRRVAAATANPSPVQSLESLQQCDDNDNFVSNSPARHSNSSSSSSSSSNSTSTHFKCRKALGTRQGEVQAIRTKYPSKIPVIVERFDQELSLPHLQKSKFLVPQELSMSQLITVVRNRLRLSSTQAIFLIVNNRSMASLSKTVHEVYREYHDPDGFLYLSYASQEAFGSDSVT